From Pseudomonas hefeiensis, one genomic window encodes:
- a CDS encoding REP-associated tyrosine transposase, with amino-acid sequence MPLRAASHRLRIGRYAEQNRIYLLTANTRGRGPVFKDYGLGRIVIRQFKEVQEQGIADSLAFVVMPDHFHWLIQLYRGSLGQLMCQVKSLSAKGVNEAVGRTGNLWQQGFHDCALRREEDLVKLARYVVANPLRAGLVERLGDYPLWDAIWV; translated from the coding sequence ATGCCTTTACGTGCAGCTTCACATCGTCTGCGCATCGGTCGCTATGCAGAGCAAAACCGCATCTATTTACTGACAGCCAATACGCGCGGGCGCGGGCCTGTCTTTAAGGACTATGGCTTGGGCAGGATAGTCATCCGTCAATTCAAGGAGGTACAGGAGCAGGGCATTGCTGATTCCCTGGCTTTTGTCGTTATGCCTGATCATTTCCATTGGTTGATCCAACTGTATCGCGGATCCTTGGGGCAGTTGATGTGCCAGGTGAAATCCTTAAGTGCCAAGGGGGTCAACGAGGCGGTTGGCAGGACGGGGAATCTCTGGCAGCAGGGGTTCCATGACTGTGCATTACGGCGGGAGGAAGACTTGGTAAAGCTCGCTCGTTATGTGGTCGCGAATCCGTTGCGGGCGGGTCTGGTGGAGCGACTGGGTGACTATCCGCTGTGGGATGCGATTTGGGTTTGA
- a CDS encoding TetR/AcrR family transcriptional regulator: MSTIRERNKELILRAASEEFADKGFAATKTSDIAAKAGLPKPNVYYYFKSKENLYREVLESIIEPILQASTPFNADGVPGEVLSHYIRSKIRISRDLPFASKVFASEIMHGAPHLSADLVEQLNAQARHNIDCIQTWIDRGQIAPIDPNHLMFSIWAATQTYADFDWQISAVTGKAKLDEADYEAAAQTIIRLVLKGCEVD, encoded by the coding sequence ATGAGCACTATCCGCGAGCGCAACAAAGAACTGATCCTGCGTGCCGCCAGCGAAGAATTTGCCGACAAGGGCTTCGCGGCGACCAAAACCAGCGATATCGCGGCCAAGGCGGGCCTGCCCAAACCCAACGTCTATTACTATTTCAAATCCAAGGAAAACCTCTATCGCGAGGTACTGGAAAGTATCATCGAGCCAATCCTCCAGGCCTCAACCCCGTTCAACGCCGATGGCGTGCCCGGCGAAGTGCTGAGCCACTACATCCGCTCCAAGATCCGCATCTCCCGCGACCTGCCCTTCGCCTCAAAAGTCTTCGCCAGCGAAATCATGCACGGCGCCCCCCACCTGAGCGCCGACCTGGTCGAACAACTCAACGCCCAGGCCCGGCACAACATCGACTGCATCCAGACCTGGATCGACCGCGGCCAGATCGCCCCCATCGACCCCAACCACCTGATGTTCAGCATCTGGGCAGCCACCCAGACCTACGCCGACTTCGACTGGCAGATCAGCGCCGTGACCGGCAAGGCGAAACTGGACGAAGCGGATTATGAAGCGGCGGCGCAGACGATTATTCGGTTGGTGTTGAAGGGGTGTGAGGTGGACTAA
- a CDS encoding DUF808 domain-containing protein gives MAGSSLLLLIDDIATVLDDVALMTKMAAKKTAGVLGDDLALNAQQVSGVRAEREIPVVWAVAKGSFINKLILVPSALAISAFVPWLVTPLLMVGGAYLCFEGFEKLAHKFLHSKAQDQAEHAQLVEAVANPAVDLVAFEKDKIKGAIRTDFILSAEIIAITLGTVANAPLTQQVIVLSGIAIVMTVGVYGLVAGIVKLDDLGLWLTQKPGQWAKSIGGAILRAAPYMMKGLSVIGTAAMFLVGGGILTHGVPVVHHWIEGVAASAGGAGFIVPLLLNAVAGIVAGALVLAGVMVVGKVWKALKS, from the coding sequence ATGGCCGGAAGCAGTTTGCTGTTGCTGATCGACGACATCGCCACGGTACTCGACGATGTTGCATTGATGACCAAGATGGCCGCCAAGAAAACCGCCGGCGTGCTCGGCGATGACCTGGCGCTCAATGCCCAGCAGGTGTCAGGCGTGCGTGCCGAGCGGGAAATACCGGTGGTCTGGGCGGTGGCCAAGGGGTCGTTCATCAACAAGCTGATCCTGGTGCCGTCGGCGTTGGCCATCAGCGCTTTCGTGCCCTGGCTGGTGACGCCGCTGTTGATGGTGGGGGGCGCCTACTTGTGTTTCGAAGGGTTCGAGAAACTGGCCCACAAGTTCCTTCACAGCAAGGCGCAAGACCAGGCCGAGCATGCGCAACTGGTCGAGGCCGTGGCCAATCCGGCGGTCGATCTGGTGGCCTTCGAAAAGGACAAGATCAAAGGTGCGATACGCACCGACTTCATCCTCTCGGCGGAAATCATCGCCATCACCCTCGGCACCGTCGCTAATGCACCGCTGACCCAGCAGGTGATCGTGCTGTCGGGCATCGCCATCGTCATGACGGTTGGCGTCTATGGCCTGGTGGCCGGGATCGTCAAGCTCGATGACCTCGGGTTATGGCTGACGCAGAAGCCGGGGCAATGGGCCAAGAGCATCGGTGGTGCCATCCTGCGCGCCGCGCCCTACATGATGAAAGGCCTGTCGGTGATCGGCACGGCGGCGATGTTCCTGGTGGGCGGCGGCATCCTGACCCATGGCGTGCCGGTGGTGCATCACTGGATCGAAGGTGTAGCGGCCAGTGCTGGCGGCGCCGGGTTCATCGTGCCGTTGCTGCTTAATGCGGTGGCCGGGATCGTGGCGGGGGCGCTGGTGTTGGCGGGTGTGATGGTAGTCGGCAAGGTCTGGAAAGCGCTGAAAAGCTGA
- a CDS encoding MlaA family lipoprotein, whose protein sequence is MAKYLLLIAALMSAGMVHADNSKANAPVVVDSDGFKEPLSKLKFNPGLDQREFERSTLNALNVYDPLESWNRRVYHFNYRFDQWVFLPVVDGYRYITPGFLRTGVSNFFNNLGDVPNLMNSLLQFKGKRSMETTARLLLNTTVGIAGLWDPATAMGLPRQSEDFGQTLGFYGVPGGAYFVLPIFGPSNLRDTSGLLVDYTAESAINFLNVSEVSGNHPELLLLRAVDKRHQTSFRYGQLNSPFEYEKVRYVYTESRKLQIAE, encoded by the coding sequence GTGGCTAAATATCTCCTGCTTATCGCCGCGTTAATGAGTGCCGGCATGGTCCACGCCGATAACAGCAAGGCCAACGCGCCTGTGGTGGTGGATTCCGACGGTTTCAAGGAACCGTTGAGCAAGCTTAAGTTCAACCCCGGGTTGGACCAGCGCGAGTTCGAGCGCTCGACCCTCAACGCCCTGAACGTCTATGACCCGCTGGAGTCCTGGAACCGCCGCGTCTACCACTTCAATTATCGATTCGATCAGTGGGTGTTCCTGCCAGTCGTCGACGGCTACCGTTACATCACGCCAGGTTTCCTGCGTACCGGGGTGAGCAACTTTTTCAATAACCTGGGGGACGTGCCGAACCTGATGAACAGCCTGCTGCAATTCAAGGGCAAGCGTTCGATGGAAACCACGGCGCGCCTGCTGCTCAACACCACCGTCGGCATCGCCGGCCTGTGGGACCCGGCCACTGCCATGGGCCTGCCGCGCCAGAGCGAAGACTTCGGCCAGACCCTGGGGTTCTATGGCGTGCCCGGCGGCGCGTACTTCGTACTGCCGATCTTCGGGCCTTCGAACCTGCGCGACACCTCGGGATTGCTGGTGGACTACACAGCTGAATCGGCGATCAACTTCCTCAACGTTTCAGAAGTCAGCGGCAACCACCCGGAACTGCTGCTTCTGCGCGCCGTGGACAAGCGCCACCAGACCAGCTTCCGCTATGGCCAACTGAACTCGCCATTCGAATATGAGAAGGTGCGTTACGTGTATACCGAATCGCGCAAGTTGCAGATTGCCGAGTAA
- a CDS encoding serine/threonine protein kinase → MLHSLRFAALAGGLILSASALAVDIDAASYGYPLTNPFEATIATTPPDLRPELPPIEDIDQADHSLTLRPEREFILPDNFWPVKSLTYRMATQDKPAPLIFLIAGTGARYDSTLNEYLKRLYYKAGYHVVQLSSPTSFDFMSAASRFATPGITKEDAEDMYRVMQAVRAQNPKLPVTEYYLTGYSLGALDAAFVAHLDETRRSFNFKKVLLLNPPVNLYTSITNLDKLVQTEVKGINNTTTFYELVLNKLTRYFQQKGYIDLNDALLYDFQQSKQHLTNEQMAMLIGTSFRFSAADIAFTSDLINRRGLIIPPKFPITESTSLTPFLKRALQCDFDCYLTEQVIPMWRARTDGGSLLQLIDQVSLYALKDYLHDSPKIAIMHNADDVILGPGDLGFLRKTFGDRLTVYPLGGHCGNLNYRVNSDAMLEFFRG, encoded by the coding sequence ATGCTCCATTCCTTGCGCTTCGCTGCCCTCGCCGGCGGCCTTATTCTGAGTGCGTCCGCGCTGGCGGTGGACATCGATGCCGCCAGCTATGGCTACCCTTTGACCAACCCGTTCGAGGCGACTATCGCCACCACGCCACCGGACCTGCGCCCGGAGCTGCCCCCGATCGAAGATATCGACCAGGCGGACCACAGCCTGACCCTGCGCCCGGAACGCGAGTTCATCCTGCCGGACAACTTCTGGCCGGTGAAAAGCCTCACCTACCGCATGGCGACCCAGGACAAGCCCGCGCCGCTGATCTTCCTGATCGCCGGCACCGGCGCGCGCTACGACAGTACCCTCAACGAATACCTCAAGCGCCTCTACTACAAGGCCGGCTACCACGTGGTGCAGTTGTCCTCGCCCACCAGCTTCGACTTCATGAGTGCCGCTTCGCGCTTCGCTACACCCGGCATCACCAAGGAAGACGCCGAAGACATGTACCGGGTGATGCAGGCCGTGCGGGCGCAAAACCCCAAATTGCCCGTGACCGAGTATTACCTCACCGGCTATAGCCTCGGCGCCCTGGACGCGGCCTTCGTCGCCCATCTGGACGAAACCCGACGCAGCTTCAATTTCAAGAAAGTGCTGTTGCTCAACCCACCGGTAAACCTCTACACCTCGATCACCAACCTGGACAAGCTGGTCCAGACCGAGGTCAAGGGCATCAACAACACCACCACTTTTTATGAGCTGGTGCTCAACAAGCTGACCCGCTACTTCCAGCAAAAAGGCTACATCGATCTCAACGATGCCCTGCTCTATGACTTCCAGCAGTCCAAGCAACACCTGACCAACGAGCAGATGGCGATGCTGATCGGCACCTCGTTCCGCTTCTCGGCGGCCGACATTGCATTCACTTCGGACCTGATCAACCGTCGCGGCCTGATCATCCCACCCAAATTCCCAATCACCGAAAGCACCAGCCTGACGCCGTTCCTCAAGCGCGCGTTGCAATGCGATTTCGACTGTTACCTCACCGAGCAGGTAATTCCGATGTGGCGCGCGCGCACCGACGGCGGCAGCCTGTTGCAACTGATCGATCAGGTCAGCCTTTATGCGCTCAAGGATTACCTGCACGACAGCCCGAAGATTGCCATCATGCACAACGCCGACGACGTCATCCTCGGCCCGGGTGACCTGGGTTTCTTGCGCAAGACCTTTGGCGACCGCCTGACGGTTTACCCATTGGGCGGCCACTGCGGCAACCTTAACTACCGCGTCAACAGCGACGCCATGCTGGAGTTCTTCCGTGGCTAA
- a CDS encoding glycine betaine ABC transporter substrate-binding protein encodes MRMRRLLGAGAALVLAISSTLASAETKTLSIGYVDGWSDSVATTHVAAEVIKQKLGYDVKLQAVATGIMWQGVATGKLDAMLSAWLPVTHGDYWTKNKDQVVDYGPNFKDAKIGLIVPEYVKAQSVADLKTDDSFKNRIVGIDAGSGVMIKTEQAIKDYDLTGYQLKASSGAGMIAELTRAEKKKESIAVTGWVPHWMFAKWKLRFLEDPKGVYGAAETVNSIGSKELAAKAPEVVAFLKKFQWNSKDEIGEVMLAIQEGAKPDAAAKDWVAKHPDRVKEWTGK; translated from the coding sequence ATGAGAATGCGACGACTCTTGGGCGCAGGTGCCGCACTGGTACTGGCGATCAGTTCCACATTGGCCAGCGCCGAAACCAAAACCCTGAGCATCGGTTATGTCGACGGCTGGTCCGACAGCGTCGCGACCACCCATGTGGCGGCCGAAGTCATCAAGCAGAAACTGGGCTATGACGTGAAGCTGCAAGCGGTCGCGACCGGGATCATGTGGCAGGGCGTGGCCACCGGCAAGCTTGACGCGATGCTCTCGGCCTGGCTGCCGGTGACCCATGGCGACTACTGGACCAAGAACAAGGATCAGGTGGTCGACTACGGTCCGAACTTCAAGGACGCAAAAATCGGCCTGATCGTGCCGGAGTACGTCAAGGCCCAGTCCGTGGCTGACCTCAAGACCGATGACAGCTTCAAGAACCGCATTGTCGGTATCGACGCCGGTTCAGGTGTCATGATCAAGACCGAACAGGCCATCAAGGATTACGACCTGACCGGGTATCAACTCAAGGCCAGTTCCGGCGCCGGCATGATTGCCGAGCTGACCCGTGCCGAGAAGAAAAAAGAATCCATTGCTGTCACCGGTTGGGTGCCGCACTGGATGTTCGCCAAGTGGAAACTGCGCTTCCTGGAAGACCCAAAAGGCGTCTACGGCGCAGCTGAAACCGTAAACAGCATCGGCAGCAAGGAGTTGGCCGCCAAGGCACCGGAAGTGGTCGCGTTCCTGAAGAAGTTCCAGTGGAATTCGAAAGACGAGATCGGTGAGGTCATGCTGGCGATTCAGGAAGGCGCCAAGCCGGACGCCGCTGCCAAGGATTGGGTTGCCAAGCACCCGGATCGTGTGAAGGAGTGGACCGGCAAGTAA
- a CDS encoding DUF485 domain-containing protein: MNDSIYLSIQNSPRFKELVRKREKFAWILSAIMLGLYSGFILLIAYGPHILGAKISPESTITWGIPIGVGLIVSAFILTGIYVRRANGEFDDLNNAILKEAQQ; this comes from the coding sequence ATGAACGACAGCATTTACCTCTCGATTCAAAACAGCCCGCGTTTCAAGGAGCTGGTGAGAAAAAGAGAAAAGTTCGCCTGGATTCTCTCGGCGATCATGCTTGGGTTGTATTCAGGCTTCATTCTTCTGATTGCCTACGGGCCGCATATTCTCGGGGCCAAGATTTCGCCCGAGTCCACCATTACCTGGGGTATCCCCATAGGTGTCGGTCTGATTGTCTCGGCCTTCATCCTGACCGGTATCTACGTGCGACGCGCCAACGGTGAGTTCGACGATCTGAACAATGCGATTCTCAAGGAGGCTCAGCAATGA
- a CDS encoding cation acetate symporter: MIRRLMALLSIAAFAPGAWAAEALTGAVQKQPLNVAAILMFVAFVGATLYITYWASKKNNSAADYYAAGGKITGFQNGLAIAGDYMSAASFLGISALVFSSGYDGLIYSIGFLVGWPIILFLIAERLRNLGKYTFADVASYRLGQTQIRTLSASGSLVVVAFYLIAQMVGAGKLIQLLFGLDYHVAVILVGILMCLYVLFGGMLATTWVQIIKAVLLLSGASFMALMVMKHVNFDFNMLFSEAVKVHAKGEAIMSPGGLVKDPVSAFSLGLALMFGTAGLPHILMRFFTVSDAKEARKSVLYATGFIGYFYILTFIIGFGAILLVSTNPAFKDAAGALLGGNNMAAVHLANAVGGSIFLGFISAVAFATILAVVAGLTLAGASAVSHDLYASVVKKGKANEKDEIRVSKITTIALAVLAIGLGILFEKQNIAFMVGLAFSIAASCNFPVLLLSMYWKKLTTRGAMIGGWLGLISAVGLMVLGPTIWVQILGHEKAIFPYEYPALFSMAIAFVGIWFFSVTDKSAEGVNERALFFPQFVRSQTGLGASGAVSH, translated from the coding sequence ATGATCCGGCGTCTAATGGCTCTGTTGAGCATCGCAGCGTTCGCACCGGGCGCCTGGGCGGCTGAAGCCCTGACCGGTGCCGTGCAGAAACAACCGCTTAACGTCGCGGCCATCCTGATGTTCGTGGCCTTCGTCGGCGCGACTTTATATATCACTTACTGGGCGTCCAAGAAAAACAACTCGGCGGCCGACTACTATGCGGCCGGCGGCAAGATCACCGGCTTCCAGAACGGCCTGGCAATCGCGGGCGACTACATGTCGGCGGCGTCCTTCCTGGGGATTTCCGCGCTGGTGTTTTCCTCCGGCTACGACGGCCTGATCTACTCCATCGGCTTCTTGGTCGGCTGGCCGATCATTCTGTTCCTGATCGCCGAGCGCCTGCGTAACCTGGGTAAATATACTTTTGCCGACGTGGCGTCCTACCGCCTGGGGCAAACCCAGATCCGCACCTTATCCGCCAGCGGCTCGCTGGTAGTGGTTGCGTTCTACCTGATCGCGCAGATGGTCGGTGCCGGCAAGCTGATCCAGCTGCTGTTTGGCCTGGACTATCACGTCGCGGTGATTCTGGTCGGTATCCTGATGTGCCTCTACGTACTGTTCGGTGGCATGCTGGCCACTACCTGGGTGCAGATCATCAAGGCGGTGCTGTTGCTGTCGGGTGCGTCCTTCATGGCACTGATGGTCATGAAGCACGTCAACTTCGACTTCAATATGCTGTTCTCCGAGGCGGTCAAGGTTCACGCCAAGGGTGAAGCGATCATGAGCCCTGGTGGCCTGGTCAAGGATCCGGTCTCGGCGTTCTCCCTGGGTCTGGCGCTGATGTTCGGTACCGCTGGCCTGCCACACATTCTGATGCGCTTCTTCACCGTGAGTGACGCCAAGGAAGCTCGCAAGAGCGTGCTGTATGCCACTGGCTTCATCGGTTACTTCTACATCCTGACCTTCATCATCGGCTTCGGCGCGATCCTGCTGGTCAGCACCAACCCGGCCTTCAAGGACGCAGCAGGTGCCTTGCTCGGTGGCAACAACATGGCAGCGGTGCATCTGGCCAACGCCGTGGGCGGTAGCATCTTCCTGGGCTTCATCTCGGCCGTAGCTTTTGCCACCATCCTGGCGGTAGTGGCGGGTCTGACCCTGGCCGGTGCCTCGGCGGTGTCCCATGACCTGTATGCCAGTGTCGTCAAGAAAGGCAAGGCCAACGAGAAGGATGAGATCCGCGTGTCGAAGATCACCACCATCGCCCTGGCGGTGCTGGCGATCGGCCTGGGCATCCTGTTCGAGAAGCAGAACATCGCGTTCATGGTGGGCCTGGCGTTCTCCATCGCGGCAAGCTGCAACTTCCCGGTACTGCTGCTCTCGATGTACTGGAAGAAACTGACCACCCGTGGCGCCATGATCGGCGGTTGGCTGGGCCTGATCAGCGCAGTGGGCCTGATGGTGCTCGGTCCGACCATCTGGGTGCAGATCCTGGGTCACGAGAAGGCGATCTTCCCGTATGAATACCCTGCGCTGTTCTCGATGGCCATTGCCTTCGTCGGCATCTGGTTCTTCTCCGTCACCGACAAGTCGGCTGAAGGCGTGAACGAGCGGGCGCTGTTCTTCCCGCAGTTCGTGCGTTCGCAGACGGGTCTGGGGGCGAGTGGGGCGGTTAGCCACTAA
- the gltA gene encoding citrate synthase: MADKKAQLIIEGAAPVELPILTGTVGPDVIDVRGLTATGRFTFDPGFMSTASCESKITYIDGDNGILLHRGYPIEQLAEKSDYLETCYLLLNGELPTAEQKAQFVSTVKNHTMVHEQLKTFFNGFRRDAHPMAVMCGVVGALSAFYHDSLDINNPQHREISAIRLVAKMPTLAAMVYKYSMGQPMMYPRNDLTYAENFLHMMFNTPCEIKPISPVLAKAMDRIFILHADHEQNASTSTVRLAGSSGANPFACIAAGIAALWGPAHGGANEAVLTMLDEIGDVSNIDKFIAKAKDKNDPFKLMGFGHRVYKNRDPRATVMKQTCDEVLKELGIKNDPQLELAMRLEEIALTDPYFIERSLYPNVDFYSGIILKAIGIPTSMFTVIFALARTVGWISHWKEMLSSPYKIGRPRQLYTGYESRDITQLEDRK, encoded by the coding sequence ATGGCTGACAAAAAAGCGCAGTTGATCATCGAGGGCGCAGCCCCCGTCGAGCTGCCCATTTTAACCGGCACCGTTGGTCCCGATGTAATCGACGTACGGGGCCTGACGGCCACGGGCCGTTTCACCTTTGACCCGGGTTTCATGTCGACCGCTTCGTGCGAGTCGAAGATCACCTATATCGACGGCGACAACGGCATCCTGCTGCACCGCGGCTACCCGATCGAACAACTGGCTGAAAAATCGGACTACCTGGAAACCTGCTACCTGCTGCTCAACGGCGAGCTGCCAACCGCAGAGCAAAAGGCCCAGTTCGTCAGCACCGTGAAGAACCACACCATGGTTCACGAACAGTTGAAGACCTTCTTCAACGGCTTCCGTCGCGATGCCCACCCGATGGCCGTCATGTGCGGCGTTGTCGGCGCCCTCTCGGCCTTCTACCACGACTCCCTGGACATCAATAACCCCCAGCATCGCGAAATCTCCGCGATTCGCCTGGTGGCGAAGATGCCGACCCTGGCAGCCATGGTCTACAAGTACTCCATGGGCCAGCCCATGATGTACCCACGCAATGACCTGACTTATGCAGAAAACTTCCTGCATATGATGTTCAACACCCCGTGCGAGATCAAACCGATCAGCCCGGTGCTCGCCAAGGCCATGGACCGGATCTTCATCCTCCACGCCGACCACGAGCAGAACGCCTCCACGTCCACCGTGCGCCTGGCAGGCTCCTCGGGTGCCAACCCGTTCGCCTGTATCGCCGCCGGTATCGCAGCACTCTGGGGCCCGGCCCACGGCGGTGCCAACGAAGCGGTACTGACCATGCTCGATGAAATCGGCGATGTCTCGAACATCGACAAGTTCATCGCCAAGGCCAAAGACAAGAACGATCCGTTCAAGCTGATGGGCTTCGGTCACCGGGTCTACAAGAACCGCGACCCGCGCGCCACCGTCATGAAGCAGACCTGCGACGAAGTGCTCAAGGAACTGGGGATCAAGAACGATCCGCAACTCGAACTGGCCATGCGCCTGGAAGAGATCGCCCTCACCGACCCATACTTCATCGAGCGCTCGCTGTACCCGAACGTCGACTTCTACTCGGGGATCATCCTCAAGGCGATCGGCATTCCAACCAGCATGTTCACCGTGATCTTCGCCCTGGCGCGGACCGTGGGCTGGATCTCCCACTGGAAAGAAATGCTCTCCAGCCCGTACAAGATCGGCCGCCCGCGCCAGTTGTACACCGGCTACGAGTCGCGTGACATCACCCAGCTGGAAGACCGCAAGTAA
- the sdhC gene encoding succinate dehydrogenase, cytochrome b556 subunit: protein MKSQRPVNLDLRTIKLPVTAYTSILHRISGVILFVSLAIMLYALDKSLDSEEGFGQVKACLTSPLAKLVIWGILSALLYHLVAGVRHLIMDMGIGETLEGGKLGSKIVIAVSVVVIVLAGVWIW, encoded by the coding sequence GTGAAAAGCCAACGACCTGTAAACCTAGACCTAAGGACCATCAAACTCCCAGTCACTGCTTACACGTCCATTCTTCACCGTATCTCCGGTGTCATTCTCTTCGTCAGCCTGGCCATCATGCTTTATGCATTGGACAAGTCGCTCGACTCGGAAGAAGGCTTCGGTCAGGTGAAAGCGTGTCTGACCAGTCCGCTAGCCAAGCTAGTGATTTGGGGCATCCTGTCCGCCTTGCTGTATCACCTGGTTGCCGGTGTGCGCCACTTGATCATGGACATGGGCATCGGTGAGACGCTGGAAGGCGGCAAGCTGGGCTCGAAAATCGTTATCGCCGTTTCCGTGGTGGTAATCGTTCTGGCAGGAGTCTGGATATGGTAA
- the sdhD gene encoding succinate dehydrogenase, hydrophobic membrane anchor protein, which produces MVTNVTNLSRSGLYDWMAQRVSAVVLAAYFIFLIGYVVANPGLGYAQWHELFANNWMRIFSLLSLVALGAHAWVGMWTIATDYLTPMAFGKSATAVRFLFQAVCGVAMFAYFVWGVQILWGI; this is translated from the coding sequence ATGGTAACCAACGTCACGAACCTTTCCCGTTCGGGCCTCTATGACTGGATGGCGCAGCGTGTGTCTGCGGTCGTTCTCGCGGCTTACTTCATTTTCCTGATCGGATATGTCGTAGCAAACCCAGGCCTTGGCTATGCCCAATGGCATGAACTGTTCGCAAACAACTGGATGCGTATCTTCAGTCTGCTGTCGCTTGTCGCGCTGGGCGCTCACGCCTGGGTCGGCATGTGGACCATCGCGACCGACTACCTGACGCCGATGGCGTTCGGCAAGTCGGCGACTGCCGTACGTTTCCTCTTCCAGGCAGTATGCGGCGTCGCGATGTTTGCGTACTTCGTCTGGGGTGTGCAGATTCTTTGGGGTATCTGA